The Pyrodictium delaneyi genome contains a region encoding:
- a CDS encoding VirB4 family type IV secretion system protein: MWYHIIPEPFAALGERERAKLLARWMSLLNASPWLLVSFFLLEEEAWGFRFYRFSLFAKSPVDPSSFGFQAEPAEPPPRPRPRGRTIARGEVPVYSEDEEGKAKTRTVSMPAVILEDGSLARSYVVTGLPAFLPEAVVGEFYGIASEVHLFFNRIEPREASKKLPGLIRRLEALLANDPSNAELQRRIAKLRALEQLQAEAAALFRFSAILVVRARSEHELVEKCYDLESLAASRRIELYAPGSLQAPLYELRRSFTLLSRHWLVPRFVTDTFSLAAFYPFVSEELVHPDGVLLGRNVDTGTPVIVNPFAYDNYNWVIIGQSGKGKSMLTKVYLSRLRERYPYPPYIVDPEGEYARIVDRLAPGAAVVRLHGKGAGLDPVRLAQSELITTKQAVAILRDVYGIPRELEGELTRLVRSSTSIFEVYDKASQKLKNYMENVVGADAWIYEGEPPRGLRHGAVFDLSGIQDKDTKALVASLVSSLLSALLGRRSILVVDEGWLFMQYESLASLMADIARRGRKRGIHFVFISQKPGDVLENPHGKTVVTQAQVQILLGLDAAALDELVKVIPLSENEQSFLLDAPRGYALLRAGGYRLRVEVMISKDELEAFSTTPFSEKPAHTAPEPAGLEEVEV, translated from the coding sequence TTGTGGTACCATATCATACCCGAGCCATTCGCCGCCCTAGGCGAGCGGGAGAGAGCTAAGCTCCTAGCCCGGTGGATGTCCCTGCTAAACGCCAGCCCGTGGCTCCTTGTATCGTTCTTCCTCCTAGAGGAGGAGGCGTGGGGCTTCAGGTTCTACCGGTTCAGCCTCTTCGCGAAGAGCCCCGTAGACCCCTCTAGCTTCGGGTTCCAGGCAGAGCCCGCTGAGCCTCCACCGAGGCCGAGGCCTAGGGGGCGGACTATAGCGCGTGGAGAGGTACCAGTCTATAGCGAGGATGAGGAGGGGAAAGCGAAGACCCGTACTGTCTCTATGCCTGCTGTTATCCTCGAGGACGGTTCGCTGGCGAGGAGCTACGTGGTAACAGGGCTGCCAGCGTTCCTGCCTGAAGCCGTGGTAGGAGAGTTCTACGGTATTGCGTCAGAGGTCCACTTGTTCTTTAACCGTATTGAGCCTCGGGAGGCCAGCAAGAAGCTGCCAGGCCTCATAAGGCGGCTCGAGGCACTCCTTGCGAATGATCCCTCGAACGCCGAGCTGCAGAGGAGGATAGCAAAGCTACGGGCATTAGAGCAGCTGCAGGCTGAGGCTGCGGCCCTCTTCCGGTTCTCTGCGATACTAGTTGTCCGTGCCAGGAGTGAACACGAGCTAGTCGAGAAATGCTATGACCTTGAGAGCCTGGCGGCCTCTAGGAGGATAGAGCTCTACGCCCCCGGGAGCCTACAAGCACCCCTCTACGAGCTACGCAGGTCATTCACGCTGTTGTCGAGGCACTGGCTCGTGCCACGCTTCGTGACGGACACGTTCAGCTTGGCAGCTTTCTACCCCTTTGTTAGCGAGGAGCTAGTTCATCCGGACGGTGTCTTACTAGGTAGGAACGTTGACACTGGCACGCCGGTTATTGTGAACCCGTTCGCCTACGATAACTACAACTGGGTCATTATAGGGCAGAGCGGCAAAGGCAAGAGCATGCTCACCAAGGTCTACCTCTCTCGGCTAAGGGAGCGCTACCCGTACCCGCCCTACATAGTGGACCCCGAGGGGGAGTATGCGAGGATCGTAGACCGCCTAGCACCCGGCGCCGCTGTAGTCAGGCTACATGGGAAGGGCGCGGGGCTGGACCCGGTCCGGCTCGCCCAGAGCGAGCTAATCACCACCAAGCAGGCTGTAGCGATTCTCCGTGACGTCTACGGTATACCCCGGGAGCTGGAGGGCGAGCTTACCAGGCTAGTGCGCTCCTCTACTAGCATCTTCGAGGTGTACGACAAGGCCTCGCAGAAGCTGAAGAACTACATGGAGAACGTGGTTGGCGCCGACGCGTGGATATACGAGGGCGAGCCGCCCCGGGGGCTGCGGCACGGCGCGGTATTCGACCTAAGCGGGATACAGGACAAGGATACAAAGGCCCTGGTGGCGAGCCTGGTTTCGTCGCTTCTCTCGGCGCTTCTAGGCAGGCGGAGCATCCTAGTGGTGGACGAGGGATGGCTCTTCATGCAGTACGAGAGCCTGGCGTCGCTTATGGCTGACATTGCTAGGCGTGGCAGGAAGCGCGGGATACACTTCGTGTTCATCAGCCAGAAGCCCGGGGACGTCCTCGAGAACCCCCATGGGAAGACTGTGGTGACGCAGGCCCAGGTGCAGATACTGCTAGGGCTCGACGCGGCAGCCCTCGACGAGCTTGTCAAGGTTATACCGCTGAGCGAGAACGAGCAGAGCTTCCTCCTAGACGCTCCAAGAGGCTACGCGCTCCTCCGCGCCGGCGGCTACAGGCTAAGAGTAGAGGTAATGATAAGCAAGGACGAGCTCGAAGCCTTCTCTACAACACCGTTCAGCGAGAAACCAGCGCACACCGCCCCCGAGCCAGCAGGCCTCGAGGAGGTAGAGGTCTAG
- the tnpA gene encoding IS200/IS605 family transposase has translation MRRRHSVSVLLYHYVWVPKYRRCILSKPVERMLGRLLREAAERAGCRLVEWAAPIDHVHVLVQCPPRPSPSRVANVLKGYTGYMLLRALPWLESGASRGSLWAPGYYVASVGHDAAIVGRYIAGQKRCC, from the coding sequence GTGAGGCGCCGGCATAGCGTGAGTGTGCTCCTATACCACTACGTCTGGGTGCCGAAGTACCGGCGGTGTATCCTCTCGAAGCCTGTGGAGAGGATGCTGGGTAGGCTGCTCCGTGAGGCGGCTGAGAGGGCTGGGTGCAGGCTAGTAGAGTGGGCCGCCCCCATAGACCATGTGCATGTCCTTGTGCAGTGCCCTCCTCGGCCCAGCCCCTCCCGCGTAGCCAACGTGTTGAAGGGCTATACGGGCTACATGCTGCTCAGGGCGCTGCCCTGGCTGGAGAGCGGGGCTTCACGCGGCAGCCTGTGGGCGCCAGGCTACTACGTGGCAAGCGTCGGCCACGACGCCGCCATAGTGGGGCGCTACATAGCGGGGCAGAAGAGGTGCTGCTAG
- a CDS encoding ATP-binding protein: MPLRWFRVRPLLGSRERVLPVLGLGFVLEYHRSEDRLEIYYLSEASRVSFNRVAAAEEKAPPELPPYGYEVRIRGKEWWLPVEVRDWHGLLEAMGPGTVVQVVALRDYKLKEKLLKKAESLKEGREYTAGRVLASVLLGESVFNVKRDEQLAQELRRRAQSVWQLAFRVYAGSEEKARELAEQLIARLLVDDEKHWRLERIKVKKSKDMARLRDPLRLKKGDTSRPWLPEDRLKAVLELPEPSSPLPVDFAHRAGLPSIAPRRSEIRIGVLHDGREVRIDVDDLYRHAYVIGSTGAGKSTFLLNLVLRLWETGRGAVFVIDPHGDLVRDILERVPSLERVYYLDARRRDFAVNPLVPPPIPDRELARAVAVDNTVKVMEKVLRLPETAVNVKFIVRTLLQVLYARGGVPTFEQLFEAVLALYGGELELDLGDERLDRVWRAQVELLRNIQEQSFLSTLVRLQPFATHPLLRDLTSEDTLPVERLVEERALVLFNVPKDLGEEFSELLTSLIVMKLWFFAAARREARERGMDVPMVPVFLVVDEFQNLSGLPVLETMLSEARKYGLHVIAAHQHTRQLPEELLRSLFSNTALKVVFSVEGPDVDRLKSIDPRFAEALEELLPSLATGMAVVRIRGGPGEERYPPILVRTDPAPPKRRELEEARGRLPRFPPRGAVSRPVEELLNPVLRYLPRERLSPVEQLVLYHVYVLSRGSSDGWAQWSDVRMRLGLPPKRAEAARDQLAARGLVEVRREGNRLLLRYRGGLFAGLRQVAPSDEGWRLAVAAVLYYLEHGYYVAPARQDPGLSAKPDLVAIPFDKAGLALRYSQAVAVEVETCNELSTHPEQVARNIEKHGSTPFVEVHLWFPKKCLADMQRPFGAARKPKPVKLFPVSFTGRRAVLLEAALEEISGGGGAASPAAPGAGVEAVEGAEAGDVGEVLGEAPGGEEAGPVEEAGEGSPGLHGGPAGSLKEPVEDHAGAGEAGAGVEGEHEEPQRGQPSVEDLRGLLEAQARMLAALGETVRGLAEAQARQTETLQKLAENMDRVTQLLAGLMERLDRLEAAAQQHGATPETRGSAAQPHGPRPAREERGATQPRETPETPRGEAQETPPEPQGLEYDPEQDCYWITLDQPPGHRVCLPGDKAREAQEFRRRGYRLVARGNWLYARRTGYTRPLTQLPQNQQPSPTPETRHTGQPTAQTHPYRVKPGAARGGDDPPPA; encoded by the coding sequence GTGCCTCTCAGGTGGTTCCGCGTCAGGCCCCTCCTGGGCTCCAGGGAGCGGGTTCTGCCGGTCCTCGGCCTCGGCTTCGTGCTGGAGTATCACAGGAGCGAGGACCGGCTCGAGATATACTACCTGTCCGAGGCGTCTCGGGTCAGCTTCAACAGGGTGGCCGCCGCCGAGGAGAAGGCTCCGCCCGAGCTGCCTCCGTACGGCTACGAGGTTAGAATACGCGGCAAGGAGTGGTGGCTCCCCGTAGAGGTCCGGGACTGGCACGGGCTCCTAGAGGCTATGGGGCCGGGGACCGTTGTCCAGGTCGTGGCCCTCCGCGACTACAAGCTGAAGGAGAAGCTCTTGAAGAAGGCTGAGAGCCTAAAGGAGGGGAGAGAGTACACGGCTGGCCGTGTCCTAGCGAGCGTGCTTCTCGGGGAGTCCGTGTTCAATGTTAAGCGGGACGAGCAGCTGGCGCAGGAGCTCCGCCGCCGGGCGCAGAGCGTCTGGCAGCTGGCCTTCCGCGTCTACGCCGGAAGCGAGGAGAAGGCCCGGGAGCTGGCCGAGCAGCTCATAGCCCGATTGCTCGTGGATGATGAGAAGCACTGGCGGCTGGAACGCATCAAGGTCAAGAAGAGCAAGGACATGGCTAGGCTGAGGGACCCGCTGCGGCTGAAGAAGGGCGACACCTCGCGGCCCTGGCTCCCCGAGGACCGGCTCAAGGCGGTACTAGAGCTGCCTGAGCCCTCTAGCCCGCTCCCCGTGGACTTCGCCCACCGGGCTGGGCTTCCCTCGATAGCGCCGCGGCGCAGCGAGATAAGGATAGGGGTGCTCCATGACGGCCGGGAGGTCCGTATCGACGTAGACGACCTGTACCGGCACGCCTACGTCATAGGCAGTACTGGTGCGGGGAAGTCCACGTTCCTCCTCAACCTTGTTTTGCGGCTATGGGAGACCGGGCGCGGCGCCGTATTCGTTATCGATCCTCATGGCGACCTTGTGCGGGATATACTGGAGCGTGTCCCCAGCCTCGAGCGGGTATACTACCTGGATGCGCGGCGCCGCGACTTCGCCGTAAACCCGCTCGTGCCGCCGCCTATACCCGATAGGGAGCTCGCTAGGGCTGTGGCTGTCGACAACACCGTGAAGGTGATGGAGAAGGTGCTGCGGCTCCCGGAGACCGCTGTAAACGTGAAGTTCATCGTCCGTACGCTGCTGCAGGTTCTCTATGCCCGCGGCGGGGTGCCGACCTTCGAGCAGCTCTTCGAGGCTGTGCTAGCCCTCTACGGGGGCGAGCTGGAGCTAGACCTGGGGGACGAGAGGCTCGACCGTGTCTGGAGGGCGCAGGTGGAGCTTCTCCGGAACATCCAGGAGCAGAGCTTCCTCTCAACCCTAGTGAGGCTCCAGCCCTTCGCTACGCATCCCTTGCTCCGTGACCTTACCAGCGAGGATACGTTGCCGGTGGAGAGGCTGGTCGAGGAGCGCGCCCTGGTACTGTTCAATGTGCCCAAGGACCTGGGTGAGGAGTTCTCGGAGCTGCTCACCAGCCTCATTGTTATGAAGCTGTGGTTCTTCGCCGCCGCCCGCCGCGAGGCGCGGGAGAGGGGCATGGATGTGCCTATGGTCCCTGTGTTCCTTGTTGTCGACGAGTTTCAGAACCTGTCGGGCCTCCCGGTGCTGGAGACCATGTTGTCGGAGGCGAGGAAGTATGGCTTACACGTCATTGCTGCGCATCAGCATACCCGGCAGCTTCCGGAGGAGCTGCTGCGGAGCCTGTTCAGCAACACAGCGTTGAAGGTTGTGTTTAGCGTCGAGGGCCCGGACGTGGACCGGCTGAAGAGCATTGACCCGAGGTTCGCGGAGGCGCTGGAGGAGCTGCTGCCCTCGCTGGCTACTGGCATGGCTGTTGTGCGTATACGCGGGGGCCCTGGCGAGGAGCGGTATCCGCCTATCCTCGTCCGGACCGACCCGGCGCCTCCCAAGAGGAGGGAGCTCGAGGAGGCCCGTGGCCGGCTCCCCCGGTTCCCGCCGCGGGGCGCTGTGAGCCGGCCGGTGGAGGAGCTGCTCAACCCCGTGCTCCGCTACCTGCCGAGGGAGCGGCTCAGCCCCGTCGAGCAGCTGGTGCTCTACCATGTCTACGTGTTGTCGAGGGGGTCTAGCGACGGCTGGGCCCAGTGGAGCGATGTGCGGATGCGGCTGGGGCTGCCGCCTAAGCGCGCCGAGGCTGCCCGGGACCAGCTGGCTGCCCGGGGCCTCGTGGAGGTGCGGCGGGAGGGGAACAGGCTGCTGCTCCGCTACCGTGGCGGCCTCTTCGCCGGCCTCCGCCAGGTGGCTCCCAGCGACGAGGGCTGGAGGCTCGCGGTCGCGGCGGTGCTCTACTACCTGGAGCACGGCTACTATGTGGCCCCGGCGCGGCAGGACCCGGGGCTGAGCGCTAAGCCGGACCTGGTCGCCATACCCTTCGACAAGGCCGGCCTGGCGCTGAGGTACAGCCAGGCCGTCGCCGTGGAAGTCGAAACTTGTAACGAATTGTCGACGCACCCCGAGCAGGTGGCGCGTAACATCGAGAAGCATGGTTCTACGCCGTTCGTTGAGGTCCACCTGTGGTTCCCCAAGAAGTGCCTGGCCGATATGCAGCGGCCCTTCGGCGCCGCCCGGAAGCCTAAGCCGGTGAAGCTGTTCCCGGTCTCGTTCACTGGCCGCCGCGCCGTGCTGCTGGAGGCGGCGCTCGAGGAGATCAGCGGCGGTGGCGGCGCCGCTTCGCCGGCCGCCCCGGGTGCCGGCGTGGAGGCTGTCGAGGGCGCAGAGGCCGGTGATGTGGGGGAGGTCCTCGGGGAGGCTCCGGGTGGCGAAGAGGCTGGGCCCGTCGAGGAGGCTGGGGAGGGATCTCCGGGGCTGCATGGAGGGCCGGCGGGGAGCCTCAAGGAGCCCGTGGAGGATCATGCAGGGGCCGGGGAGGCTGGTGCCGGCGTCGAGGGGGAGCACGAGGAGCCCCAGCGGGGGCAGCCCAGCGTGGAGGATCTCCGGGGGCTGCTCGAGGCCCAGGCTAGGATGTTGGCGGCGCTCGGGGAGACGGTTCGGGGGCTCGCTGAGGCGCAGGCGCGGCAGACCGAGACGCTCCAGAAGCTGGCGGAGAACATGGACCGGGTAACGCAGCTCCTAGCGGGCCTCATGGAGAGGCTCGACCGGCTAGAGGCGGCAGCCCAGCAGCATGGAGCCACGCCGGAGACACGGGGGTCAGCGGCACAGCCCCACGGGCCCAGGCCAGCCAGGGAGGAGAGAGGCGCAACCCAGCCCAGAGAGACGCCGGAAACCCCGAGAGGAGAGGCACAGGAAACACCGCCGGAGCCCCAGGGCCTCGAATACGACCCCGAGCAGGACTGCTACTGGATCACGCTAGACCAGCCCCCAGGCCACAGAGTATGCCTACCCGGCGACAAAGCCCGCGAAGCACAGGAGTTCCGCAGACGCGGCTACAGGCTAGTAGCCAGAGGAAACTGGCTCTACGCCAGACGCACCGGATACACACGACCACTAACACAGCTACCCCAGAACCAGCAACCCAGCCCAACCCCAGAAACCAGACACACAGGCCAACCCACAGCCCAGACACACCCCTATAGAGTGAAACCGGGCGCCGCGCGCGGCGGCGACGATCCACCCCCGGCCTAG
- a CDS encoding CopG family ribbon-helix-helix protein, with amino-acid sequence MARAGVVSLSVEAGVAARVLAENGVQFFTVRRLARMLGVSPWKASAIVREMRRLGLAREWNSNSYVLTIPVPRRSSGQEPSRGDEPAEPPRRGEGPLTGLRVVTFKLDARLLAALDNAVAMLGYDSRSEIIREALREFLERRGLLPPREESSGDSRAEA; translated from the coding sequence GTGGCTCGGGCCGGTGTTGTGTCTCTGAGTGTGGAGGCTGGGGTTGCTGCCCGGGTTCTGGCGGAGAATGGTGTGCAGTTCTTCACGGTGAGGCGGCTTGCCCGTATGCTCGGCGTGTCGCCGTGGAAGGCTAGCGCCATTGTCCGGGAGATGAGGAGGCTGGGGCTGGCGAGGGAGTGGAACAGTAACAGCTACGTGCTGACAATCCCGGTTCCCCGGCGCAGCAGCGGCCAGGAGCCCAGCCGGGGCGATGAGCCGGCGGAGCCTCCCAGGCGCGGAGAGGGGCCGCTCACTGGGCTACGGGTGGTCACCTTCAAGCTCGATGCGCGCCTTCTGGCAGCCCTCGACAACGCCGTGGCCATGCTGGGCTACGACTCCCGCAGCGAGATCATCCGCGAAGCGCTCCGCGAGTTCCTCGAGCGCCGCGGCCTCCTCCCACCGCGGGAGGAGTCTAGCGGCGACAGCAGAGCGGAGGCCTAG
- a CDS encoding RNA-guided endonuclease InsQ/TnpB family protein: MPWGRRANGVIRTVVLRLEPGPEEEEKLRLVCELASKLWNELNYRRRRLFFEGKLTQQKLYETYKEFYYMYNRLLGSATTQAIIAKNDTAWRSFFRLLALKKKGRLPPHIAKASPPGYRKRSRRRRRLWLALRQDQYRVDTERGIVEIRRLGVAGVVRVRYRGLIHVRGRQRGAEIWYDHDRRRWYIAISYTVEEKLIHGRGWVRVPMKPRGSLEAGVDLGVDNLLAVYVENGEGFLVNGRPLKAESFYWQRRIARYKSVLDRADGAGSTSRRLRLMYRRWRARIRAYIDAAVRRAMEELYSRGVARIYVGYPRGIARRGDGNGKLNFERVHVWTYGLLLRRLKEVAWEYGIEVVEVDEAYTSQRCPLCGAVHPRARVHRGLYICPHRRLAMNADMAAAYNILAKGTKRTITPSPEALTHPHRLGVGVTPPRPGARGGAYPRPSNQ; this comes from the coding sequence GTGCCGTGGGGGAGGCGGGCAAACGGCGTCATTAGGACAGTGGTGCTCCGCCTGGAGCCCGGGCCGGAGGAAGAGGAGAAGCTAAGGCTAGTATGCGAGCTAGCGTCGAAGCTCTGGAACGAGCTCAACTACCGCCGTAGACGCCTCTTCTTCGAGGGAAAGCTGACCCAGCAAAAACTCTACGAAACCTACAAGGAGTTCTACTACATGTACAACAGGCTCTTGGGCAGCGCCACCACACAGGCAATTATAGCTAAGAACGATACCGCGTGGAGAAGCTTCTTCCGGCTCCTAGCATTGAAGAAGAAGGGGAGGCTGCCACCACACATAGCGAAGGCCAGCCCGCCGGGCTACCGTAAGAGGAGCCGGCGGCGTAGGAGGCTATGGCTGGCCCTCAGGCAGGACCAGTACCGCGTAGACACGGAGAGAGGTATTGTCGAGATAAGGCGCCTAGGCGTTGCCGGCGTGGTGCGTGTCAGGTACCGCGGGTTAATCCATGTCCGGGGCAGGCAAAGGGGCGCCGAGATATGGTACGACCACGATAGGAGGCGCTGGTACATAGCGATATCGTACACTGTGGAGGAGAAGCTGATACATGGAAGGGGCTGGGTCCGCGTACCCATGAAGCCCCGCGGGAGCCTGGAGGCGGGGGTAGACCTTGGAGTAGACAACCTCTTGGCGGTCTACGTTGAGAACGGCGAAGGCTTCCTCGTGAATGGGCGTCCCCTGAAGGCTGAGAGCTTCTACTGGCAGCGCCGCATAGCCAGGTACAAGAGTGTTCTCGACAGAGCCGATGGCGCGGGGAGTACGAGCCGCAGGCTACGCCTAATGTACCGCCGGTGGAGGGCTAGGATAAGAGCCTACATAGACGCTGCCGTGAGACGTGCAATGGAGGAGCTCTACAGCCGCGGCGTCGCGAGGATATACGTGGGCTACCCGAGGGGCATAGCCCGGCGTGGGGACGGCAACGGGAAGCTGAACTTTGAGCGGGTCCATGTCTGGACCTACGGGCTCCTCCTCCGCCGCCTAAAGGAGGTAGCATGGGAGTACGGGATAGAGGTTGTGGAGGTAGACGAGGCATACACTAGCCAGCGCTGCCCCCTATGCGGCGCCGTACACCCCCGTGCACGTGTGCACAGAGGCCTCTACATCTGCCCCCACCGCAGGCTAGCAATGAACGCCGACATGGCTGCAGCCTACAACATACTAGCCAAGGGCACAAAGCGAACCATAACCCCGAGCCCCGAGGCCCTCACACACCCCCACCGCCTCGGGGTAGGGGTAACACCCCCAAGACCGGGGGCGAGGGGCGGGGCCTATCCCCGCCCCTCAAACCAATGA